In the genome of bacterium, one region contains:
- a CDS encoding PDZ domain-containing protein, giving the protein MTMPAARQSRSTLARRALLLVLSLGLLAQIVLGLYALDELSRSQPASSGLTGSPGHLRDLPALRRDGGCRVLAVRPGSPAAAVGLAGGDLITEWQGTLIAAQPDAWFKALREATPGTRLALVWERQGRVLSGEIRFDAASAEAHPRPLRLWLIYAPLLLPPLLLLLIGALIGLLRPLDPAAWAVALRLLG; this is encoded by the coding sequence ATGACCATGCCCGCAGCCAGGCAATCCAGATCGACCCTCGCGCGGCGAGCCCTGCTGCTCGTGCTGAGCCTCGGCTTGCTCGCGCAGATCGTCCTCGGCCTCTATGCGCTCGACGAACTGAGCCGATCGCAGCCTGCGAGCAGCGGGCTCACGGGCAGCCCCGGGCATCTGCGCGATCTGCCGGCGCTGCGCCGCGACGGCGGCTGCCGCGTGCTCGCGGTGCGGCCCGGCTCCCCGGCGGCCGCGGTGGGGCTCGCCGGAGGCGATCTCATCACCGAGTGGCAGGGAACGCTGATCGCCGCGCAGCCGGACGCCTGGTTCAAGGCGCTGCGCGAGGCGACTCCGGGCACGCGGCTCGCTCTCGTCTGGGAGCGCCAAGGCCGCGTACTCAGCGGCGAGATCCGCTTCGACGCCGCCAGCGCCGAAGCGCATCCCCGCCCACTCCGCCTCTGGCTGATCTACGCCCCGCTGCTCCTCCCACCCCTGCTCCTCTTGCTCATCGGGGCGCTGATCGGCCTGCTCCGGCCGCTCGACCCCGCGGCCTGGGCCGTGGCGCTCCGCCTCCTCGGGG
- a CDS encoding M48 family metallopeptidase — protein PDGRVTLVAPKGTRIEVARAYAVSKLAWIRKQRTEYAKQARETPRQFITRETHYLWGRRYLLAVEHQPGKPTVRLDHRRITLVVRPGSLAAERARVVHEWHKTLLHEKVPKLIAKWEPLLGVRVAGYFLQRMKTKWGSANPGLRHIRLNTEVVKKPKDLLEYVIVHEMIHLIEPKHSERFVALLGEHYPTWREARGELNELPLGAERWRE, from the coding sequence CCCCTGACGGCCGGGTGACTTTGGTCGCGCCCAAGGGCACGCGGATCGAGGTTGCGCGCGCCTATGCTGTTTCGAAGCTGGCCTGGATAAGAAAGCAGCGGACCGAGTACGCCAAGCAAGCTCGAGAGACGCCCCGCCAGTTCATCACTCGGGAGACTCATTACCTTTGGGGAAGGCGCTATCTGTTGGCGGTCGAGCACCAGCCCGGCAAGCCGACCGTCAGGCTCGATCATCGCCGCATCACGCTCGTCGTTCGCCCCGGGAGCCTCGCAGCAGAGCGCGCTCGGGTCGTTCACGAATGGCACAAGACCTTGTTGCATGAGAAGGTGCCCAAGCTGATCGCCAAGTGGGAGCCTCTGCTCGGCGTGCGCGTGGCTGGGTACTTCCTGCAACGGATGAAGACCAAGTGGGGTAGCGCGAACCCCGGATTGCGGCACATCCGACTGAACACCGAGGTCGTCAAGAAGCCGAAGGATCTGCTTGAGTATGTGATCGTCCACGAGATGATCCACCTGATCGAGCCCAAGCACAGCGAGCGTTTCGTGGCGCTCCTTGGCGAGCACTATCCGACTTGGCGCGAAGCCAGGGGAGAGCTGAACGAGCTGCCGCTGGGTGCAGAGCGGTGGAGGGAATAG